cttacttagtctggcctacatgtgactccagacccacagcaatgcagcttACTCTTACCTGCCTTCTAGGCAATTAGAGGTAGGAGagaaatgctagcctagccagcgatgccctcatcccacaaatgaatactagaaaaatattcaaaaaccacacgatgtacaccccagtccaacaccagcatctccaaatcagaggaAAAAAATTCAACTGTGAATTGCTTTTTGTCTCGGCAAGAAAGGTCTGAAAGAACCGAACTATGGCTTTAACATTGATTTCTAAACAAAACCTTGATTTACTTTGGCATTTCATTTTCAAGAAAGCACAACTTCAAGTCAGAACATAGGATGTTTGCACATACACAAGTATAGATTATCATGAAATTTATGCCCTTCCTAAAGTTGTGCTTACATACATTATTTTTAGAAAAAATATAGAAGCTGCTTTCATAAGGTTACCTGAGCAGAAGTTTCACATTCCAGAGAATTATATATATTTCTACTTGATTGCAGTTAATTAATACTTACTAAAGGAAGGGAAAAAGCCTTGTGTTCAAGAGATATATTACTGATTTTTGTAGATGGTCTTCTGCTGAAAATCCTTCCAGAGTTACCAACAAAAAAGCCTTTGCATTATGCAAAATTAGGAAATTGTTAATAAACAAGAATATTTTTTGAGATCCTGAGCCAACCAATGTACCATCAAACTGATTAAGAATTGGAACCACATCATCATAGTTGTGTTGAATCACAACTATGATGATTAGTAAACCTGATGGATACTGAGCTTAACACTTGGGATCCCATGTGATGTATTATTATATAGGATAACCATTCCATCTCTTTCCTTTCAATTAGCAGTAGCAGGAAGCAGATGGTTTTAAACTGCAACAGTTTGGCAGCTGCCTGACGAACACTCATTCACCCTCACGTCACAATACAGCTGGTTGCTTTGAGGtatacacaggaactgcaatCCTTTCCTGTATATAGGTAATTACATTGAAACAAATTAGACAATAAGGATTGAAGGTTTGACTGATTTTACATTCACTAGCCCCGCCATTTTAGAGCTGCATTGCTTGACCAACAGCTCAATTTTCcagctctctttaaaaaaaaagggactaaTTGTACAGATTATGGGAGATTAAATGACTGAAAATCCAAGGttcctgctgtgctattcaatgAGTAATTTTACTAGATTTCCAGTGACCTGCAGCCAGACACCAGTTGTCTTCATGGGAAGATGTAGATGTGACCGGACAGCCGAGACCTAATTTTCTCTTTTCACCAGTACATCTTCAGCACAGATCCTGCTGTGACTCAAGTGGTAAATATAGTATTTAGTGTCGGATTTTCTAAATCAAATGCAAGATGAGTGAACTATCCTTTGAATAGGAACAAAATAATTCActcgagagaaaaaaaatcaattaattgTGAAAATTACCTCACATTTTGATCAATGCTACATACAATGTTTTCTAATAATAATGAGTAGAAGAAAAGATGAACAGATGTCAGTTGGTGGGGGCTGAGGATGAGGAGGTGATCTTAGTCCCCAACCATTCGAACAGCTAGGAACAAAACTATTACAGAGACAAATGATAATTTATTTTACTTCAATTTTAAATAATGGTACATTTATTTGTAAGCTTATTTAGGAAGTGATTTTGCAATTTAATGTCAACAATAAAGGAATATTTCCAAAAATCTCTTCCTCGATAACAGCAAATTTTCTTTCCCCAACTAAAATAAGGTGAATTCGGTAAAAGCCACTCAAGTTTAAAcataagaggccattcagcccaacttgcccatgtcaGTTCATGCTAAAGATGTCCATTCTGACCTCATGTCCTGTTCCACAGCCTTTAACAATTTCCTTCAAGTGTTACCCTTTTAAATGCCACTTTATAATTGGTATTGCATTTCAGTCTAATAATCTATTGCAAAAAAAACCTTAAACCCTTCCCAATACTGATTACCTGACCAGAGTTACCTTCCTTTATTTACTCCTTTGAATTATTTCATAAATTTGAACAATTATTATTACGTTCCTTTTATCATTCTCTGCCTTGGTAATTTCATCAGGGAGAAAAAAAGAACTAAGTAAATCTGCACTATACTCTTTTCACAGCTCCTAAAATATCCTTTGCAATGGGGTGCACAAAATTGTACATTCCAATTGCAAATTAACTAAAGGTTTGTATTAATTCATTACTATATCCTTGGATTTGTACGCAGCACGGCTATCACAAAATCCAAAGCCTTTCACTCATTTTaatgcttttctttttaaaagcgaTTTTAAATGTGCACCAACAAATCTTCATttaaagatttgttttaaaattcagttgaGCACCATGTCACTTGAAGgaatatttgcatttttgttctttttcccCCAACTCCGTATTTATTCATTAAGAAGTTAATTTTTCAAAGCTCCCTAACTTGCTTCCTATGTTAAACAGTGATTATATTTCTAAAGCACTGGCTGCAAAAGTGCTTTGTGATATTTGAGGATAATGAGAAGCATCATGTTAGTTTTTCTTCATTCCAATACTAGCCTCCTACCTTATGACCTCTTCTACAACTTTTTATGCTCCTAATTCAGAAGTATTGGTGAAGTTTGATATATCGAATTTTTTATATACATGGGGGAGGTCCCAACATAAATTACTGAGGCATGGGCCTATCTAGAAAAATTGCTTTACTCTGCTTTTTAACATTACATATGCTAGAACTTTACCCTTACTATCACAGATCTTAAACTTTGTACTAAGActcaaatacatttttaattaaGTATCACATTAAAGTTAAAATGTACAACCCCTTCTGCATTCTTTGTGCCTTCATACTTGGTGATTTTCTGGAAGAATTTGACCAATACATGATGGTCCATTGAAATCTATGTTGACTGTTTCAGATTAGTTCATAACTTTTGTTATGATCATTGGTGGTTTTATTCTTAATAATAGATCTATTGCTACATAGCCTATCCTTGGTCCCCTCTCTCAATGGGTCCATTGGCAAAATATCTTATACCAATGAATTGAGAACACATTATGGTTAGTGCAAAGGCTATTCACTGAGAATCACTCTATTGTGACCAGAATGACTGAGTTGAGAGCCATCTTGCCACATGAATAGATAAAATAAACTTAAGATGACTTGCATGTTTTATGGTATAACTCATTCATAGTTACAATCTATAGACAGATCAGAAAACAGCACATGCCAAGTTGCGTTCATTTGAGCTGTTGTCTTTTCTTTGCTTAATTAGTATTTCAAAATTGTGAACAAAACAAACATAACTAAATCAGAAGTTTAGCACAAAATAAATATGTTCTAGTGGTTGAACCCATACAAGTAACATCCAGGCAAACACTGCACCAATCTGAAACTTTCTTTCAGCAGCAGAAAACAGCATGAGTTTAAACTGGCAACACATTATAGAAATGTAATATGGTATGCTTGGTTGCCTCAAAATTCATATGGAAATAGTGTTTGAATCAGAGGTTTATTGCAAAAGCAATATTTATAAATGTATTATGTGCAAGTATAGGAGGAAAACTATTCACCAATTGCCTTTCaaacattcaaaagaaaatacATAAAAAATTATCAAATTAATTGTCAGAAAGTagaattttcccaaatgtcaAATTTTACTGTTCATGCTCTATTTTTACTGCCACTTTTCTTAggtttcagttctgaacaagagcATGTACATTGTTCTTTCACAACAGCAGATTACTTCAACTACGTAGATCTCTGCAGTTCATAACCacacaattcaaatttaaatttaatcaatagAAATTTTATATGAGTTCTCTAATACAATATGACGTAAATTAAAAATCACTGGCCGAATGACAAAATGAAGGCTCAACATGATGACAGGCAAAAACACCTTTTCTGCATGTGACTAGAATGCTGGTTCATGAAAATGCATCAACTTTCAAATATAATGTAGTTCTTAATCTGAGACCACTGTGATCTAGGTCATGACATTAGAAACATTTCAAAGAATCAAGCAATGAAAACTATTTGTATAAACCTGGAGGGCTGCTATTATTTGGCACTGTGATCCAATGTGGAAGGTATGTGACATTAACTTAATTCTGTGGTCATTTATTAAATACTTTTATAATAAATCTCAAGTGCTAGCACAGGCATAGCTGGCACTACCTAGTGCACTTTGTTTGATCAATCCGCCATTTACATCTGTTGAATTCAGCAGTAGCCATCAAACACCCAGGGAAATAGACAAGAAACAATGTGGCTACTAACTATTTGGTTGTAAACTCGAGTAAAATCATTTTTCTTAAATGATCAGAAATGGATAAATGCCCTAAAGGGGTACTGCAAAAAGTtgctataaatcaggaaatgataTGAAAATGCAAACTTCAGTTTAGGACTTACACTGGACCTGTACAAGCAATTCCAGTGTCACAGTAAAGGTCTAATAATTGAATACATTTCCCTGCACTGGTACAGGCATGCTATCTGTACCAATCTTTAACCAATGACTTAAAATGTTCCAACCAGTTACTGTGTACAGTTACCAATGATGAAGAAAATTAACTTTTCAGTCCATCCCATTCAGCCATCTATAGATGGTGCAATTTTAGACTGTATTGTGGTTGACAGTGTGCCATTTGGAGCTGTTGGGTCCACGGCAGTCTCAGTCTCTTGAATTTTGAAATACACCACGTAAAATATTGGGACAATAATACCCACTAAAAGCATGATTACCACAGCATTCCACCACCGAATACCCCAGTCGGCTCCATGATGAACGTCCTTTGGAGATAATGGGGATGAATTAAATCCATTAGGTTTTTGACAATAAACCACTTCTTCTAAGCGATCTTTACATTGATCTGTAGACTGGATGACTCTCTCGATGCCCTTGTCAATTTCTTCAAAATATATGTTCAATTTATTCTCATTTGTTCCTTGGCCTGTTGCAATACAACCCTCTACAAATGTGGAGGCCCTATTATTTGCAGAAAAAGGCTGCCGTCGCTTCGCCTCTTCATGTGCTTCTGTCAATAAACTGTGCTTTTTCACAGGaatttttattgtttttaaggcaaagaagTCTTGCTCTCTAATGAGGTGGTTCACTCTTTTGAGGTCTGCAACCTAAAATGCAAGCAaacaaatgtttcttttaatCCACTGAAGTATTTTTGGAAGCCTAGTTACAACTTCTCTATACAACATTAATCAATCATTGAAAGTTTTTAAGACAGTTGTTTTTTCAGCTTGAAAGCATTGCTTAggaatttttttcaaatatttcattgCCAGATAAGTAAGCCTTTCAAAGCAaagtttttttgttttggaacttATTTTTATTCAAAGCAGAATAAAGTTAAACGGCATAAGAATCATCCAGACCAGGTACAATTCTACTCTGGGCTTTAAGAACAGATTTAATATGTGACTGCATCAATTAGCTTTGGTAAACTCAGAATTCATTGGACTATCAACAAAGTGATGAGTGAACGGGGCTTGGTGCAGAAAAGAACAGGATACAGAATTATGGATGAGGTGACTGACAATGGGAGTGGGAAACTGACAAAAAAGCAATAGAAAACTTAGATTTAGAGGTTACAAATGCACAGAATAGAGTTTCAACAAACATTTAAGAAATCAATATTGTTTGAAACTCTACCCATGCGATCCACTAATGTTGTCTGTAAGCTAAAATGTACCAGTTTTCACACCCAACAGCCAATGATTAAGGCGTAGGAAGTCTTTTCAAAATAGCAATCAAATTTTGATGGGGTGTCTTGCAATGTGCCTGCTAACCTGGAAGGTATGATGCAAGCCTGGTCTTAGGCCAGATACTGTGTAAGCAGGAGGAATCATACACCAAAAAAACAGCTGCTCACAATTAAACATTAAAAAGCACATTGGCAATTAAAtggcacatgtaaataaaatccacatttaaAATTAGGATTCCCATGATCAAAGTCTAATTTTGGCAGAAtctatgccagaggaagtggtagaggttggtacaattacacatttaaaaggcatctgggtgggtatatgaataggaagggtttagagggatatgcgccaagtgctggcacatgggactagattaggttaggatacctgggcagcatggatgagttggaccgaagggtctgtttctgtgctgtatatctctatgactctatataacacaaaatattttgatttttattaaaaCACTCTCTCATTAAGATGCATTTCAAAGTGTTAAGTCAATGTTGAATCTAAAAAAGATTCCTACTCCTAAGGCtcattatatattatatatataaaaaaagtttgCAGCTTCATCTTTTGGGCCTAATAGTAAGTTCAGGTAATCTCAGTGCAAAGGTCTGAAATATAATGTGTCATCTCAGTAGGGATAAGCAAAATCCTGGCAGGCTTCCTAATAACTGTACAAGTAATCCATACACTTTAGCGTCCAGAGTGCAGCTTACTGCAGGACCTCCCCTCCAAAATGAAGATGGCTTGTATAAGACAATTAAGCTTTGAGAAAACTTTACAGTAAACATGCTTAAACTATTAATgagaaaataacttgcatttgtttagccCGATCTCAGGATGTACAAAGTCATTTCAACCAATTAAATGTTTTGTAGTTATGGCTGCAACAGAGTCAATGAACATTTCCAAGGAGACCTACTGGAGGGATATTAAAATTATATCAGTTaagtttaaattatattttatgaTAAAATGGGGAGGatatgatttttaatttgattttacaGATATG
The window above is part of the Chiloscyllium plagiosum isolate BGI_BamShark_2017 chromosome 36, ASM401019v2, whole genome shotgun sequence genome. Proteins encoded here:
- the lysmd4 gene encoding lysM and putative peptidoglycan-binding domain-containing protein 4 encodes the protein MMRLRDGQTRSFQAPVDVHASQDGQVYLFGSEVATSDESSDEDQCNIELRPRGRECQWSTVTEEKSNSTVLLIREVVDGDNLNTFALQYGCSVADLKRVNHLIREQDFFALKTIKIPVKKHSLLTEAHEEAKRRQPFSANNRASTFVEGCIATGQGTNENKLNIYFEEIDKGIERVIQSTDQCKDRLEEVVYCQKPNGFNSSPLSPKDVHHGADWGIRWWNAVVIMLLVGIIVPIFYVVYFKIQETETAVDPTAPNGTLSTTIQSKIAPSIDG